In Pseudomonas fluorescens, the following are encoded in one genomic region:
- the cmoB gene encoding tRNA 5-methoxyuridine(34)/uridine 5-oxyacetic acid(34) synthase CmoB, with protein MIDLSPLARRLAGTPLADWANTLQAQLDKKMEKGHGDLERWQSALDALPKIQPSEVDLLNGLKLDTDCSDETRAQMRTALMGLSPWRKGPFDLFGVHVDTEWRSDWKWSRVAPHLDLKGKRILDVGCGNGYYMWRMLGAGADSVIGVDPNWLFFCQFQAVQRYLSEPNAWHLPFPFEDLPANLEGFDTVFSMGVFYHRRSPIEHLLALKDCLVKGGELVLETLVVEGDKHQVLVPEDRYAQMRNVWFLPSVPALELWLRRAGFTDVKCVDVSTTTVEEQRGTEWMKYQSLSDFLDPEDHSKTVEGLPAPMRAVIVARK; from the coding sequence ATGATTGATCTGTCTCCCCTCGCCCGCCGTCTGGCCGGCACCCCATTGGCCGACTGGGCCAACACCCTGCAAGCGCAACTCGACAAGAAAATGGAAAAGGGCCATGGCGACCTGGAACGCTGGCAAAGCGCGCTGGACGCCCTGCCGAAGATCCAGCCGAGCGAAGTCGATTTGCTCAATGGCCTGAAGCTGGATACTGATTGCAGCGACGAGACCCGCGCGCAAATGCGCACTGCGCTGATGGGACTGTCGCCATGGCGCAAGGGGCCGTTCGACCTGTTCGGCGTGCACGTCGACACCGAATGGCGCTCGGACTGGAAGTGGTCGCGGGTCGCTCCGCACCTGGACCTGAAAGGCAAGCGCATCCTCGATGTCGGCTGCGGCAACGGTTATTACATGTGGCGCATGCTCGGCGCCGGCGCCGACAGCGTGATCGGTGTCGACCCCAACTGGCTGTTCTTCTGCCAGTTCCAGGCGGTGCAACGTTACCTGTCCGAGCCGAATGCCTGGCACCTGCCCTTCCCGTTCGAAGACCTGCCGGCGAACCTCGAAGGGTTCGACACGGTATTTTCCATGGGCGTGTTCTATCACCGCCGTTCGCCCATCGAGCATTTGCTGGCGCTGAAGGATTGCCTGGTCAAGGGCGGAGAACTGGTGCTGGAAACCCTGGTGGTGGAAGGCGACAAGCATCAGGTACTGGTGCCGGAAGACCGCTACGCGCAAATGCGTAATGTGTGGTTCCTGCCGTCGGTGCCGGCGCTGGAGTTGTGGCTGCGCCGCGCCGGGTTCACGGATGTGAAGTGCGTGGATGTGAGTACCACCACGGTCGAGGAACAGCGCGGGACGGAGTGGATGAAGTATCAGTCGCTCAGTGACTTCCTCGATCCCGAGGATCACAGCAAGACCGTTGAAGGGCTGCCGGCGCCGATGCGGGCCGTCATCGTGGCGCGTAAGTAA
- the tadA gene encoding tRNA adenosine(34) deaminase TadA, with the protein MRQIRPAAIIDRSRDREFMREALALAAQGAALGEVPVGAVLVQDGEIIGRGFNCPISASDPSAHAEMVAIRAAAQAVNNYRLPGSTLYVTLEPCSMCAGLIVHSRIARVVYGALEPKAGIVQSQGQFFTQGFLNHRVLYEGGVLAEECGAVLSEFFKARRAKPSD; encoded by the coding sequence ATGCGTCAGATTCGTCCCGCCGCCATCATCGACCGCAGCCGTGATCGCGAATTCATGCGTGAGGCCCTGGCACTGGCAGCCCAAGGCGCGGCCCTCGGCGAAGTGCCGGTGGGCGCGGTGCTGGTGCAGGACGGGGAAATCATTGGTCGCGGCTTCAACTGCCCGATCAGTGCCAGCGATCCCAGCGCCCACGCGGAAATGGTCGCGATCCGCGCCGCCGCTCAAGCGGTGAACAACTATCGCCTGCCGGGCAGCACGCTGTATGTGACGCTGGAGCCGTGCAGCATGTGCGCAGGCCTGATCGTGCACTCGCGGATTGCGCGGGTGGTGTACGGCGCGCTGGAGCCGAAGGCGGGGATTGTGCAGAGCCAGGGGCAGTTCTTTACCCAGGGCTTTTTGAATCACCGGGTGTTGTATGAAGGCGGGGTGTTGGCGGAGGAGTGCGGGGCGGTGCTCAGCGAGTTCTTCAAGGCCCGCAGAGCGAAGCCTTCAGACTAA
- a CDS encoding lysoplasmalogenase codes for MGWLILALMGAVTFLYGLSVHASLLCLLVKPLPVLALLGWLHDAPPGEYRRWISLGLIFSLIGDVLLAWPGDLFVFGLGAFLVAHLAYLKAYLSDCRRLAVLPLVLALGVGAVLLGILISNGLGPLLVPVIVYGTAISAMLWRALARLGTDVPKRSALLAAAGAVAFVFSDSVIGISRFVVPFDAAPYVIILSYWLGQWGITASAFSQRPR; via the coding sequence GTGGGCTGGCTGATTCTGGCGCTGATGGGCGCGGTGACCTTTCTTTATGGCCTGAGCGTGCATGCCTCCTTGCTGTGTCTGCTGGTCAAGCCGCTACCGGTGCTGGCCCTGCTCGGCTGGCTACACGACGCACCGCCCGGCGAGTATCGGCGCTGGATCAGCCTGGGGTTGATTTTCTCCCTGATCGGCGACGTGTTGCTGGCATGGCCGGGGGATTTGTTCGTGTTCGGGCTGGGCGCGTTTCTGGTCGCGCACCTGGCTTATCTCAAGGCTTATCTGAGCGATTGCCGACGCCTGGCCGTACTGCCGCTGGTGCTGGCCCTCGGTGTCGGCGCCGTCCTGCTGGGGATTCTGATTTCCAACGGCCTCGGCCCATTGCTGGTGCCAGTGATTGTCTATGGCACGGCGATCAGCGCCATGCTCTGGCGCGCCCTGGCCCGACTCGGGACCGACGTGCCCAAACGCTCGGCGCTGCTGGCGGCGGCGGGCGCAGTGGCGTTCGTGTTCTCCGACAGCGTGATCGGCATCAGCCGGTTTGTGGTGCCGTTCGATGCGGCGCCTTATGTGATCATCCTCAGCTATTGGTTGGGGCAATGGGGGATCACTGCCTCGGCGTTCAGCCAAAGACCGCGTTGA
- the guaA gene encoding glutamine-hydrolyzing GMP synthase — protein sequence MALDIHAHRILILDFGSQYTQLIARRVREIGVYCELHPFDMDEDAIREFAPKGVILAGGPESVHEANSPRCPQAVFDLGVPVFGICYGMQTMAEQLGGKVEGSELREFGYARVDVVGKSRLLDGIEDHIDADGLFGLDVWMSHGDKVTRMPEDFHILASTPSCPIAGMFNDARGYYGVQFHPEVTHTKQGGRILSRFILDICGCEALWTPSKIAEDAIAQVRAQVGTDNVLLGLSGGVDSSVVAALLHKAIGDQLTCVFVDNGLLRLHEGEQVMAMFAENMGVKVIRANAEEQFLNNLAGEADPEKKRKIIGRTFIDVFDAQSNKLDNIKYLAQGTIYPDVIESAGAKSGKAHVIKSHHNVGGLPEEMNLKLVEPLRELFKDEVRRLGLELGLPYDMVYRHPFPGPGLGVRILGEVKKEYADLLRRADLIFIEELRKADWYHKVSQAFVVFQPVKSVGVVGDGRRYAWVVALRAVETIDFMTARWAHLPYELLETVSGRIINEIEGISRVTYDVSSKPPATIEWE from the coding sequence ATGGCCCTCGACATTCACGCCCACCGCATCCTGATCCTCGACTTCGGTTCCCAGTACACCCAGCTGATCGCCCGCCGCGTGCGTGAAATCGGCGTGTACTGCGAACTGCACCCGTTCGACATGGACGAAGATGCGATCCGCGAATTCGCTCCTAAAGGCGTCATCCTCGCCGGCGGCCCGGAGTCGGTTCACGAAGCCAACAGCCCGCGCTGCCCGCAAGCGGTGTTCGACCTGGGCGTGCCGGTCTTCGGTATCTGCTACGGCATGCAGACCATGGCCGAGCAACTGGGTGGCAAGGTTGAAGGTTCCGAGCTGCGTGAGTTCGGCTATGCCCGCGTTGACGTAGTCGGCAAGAGCCGCCTGCTCGACGGCATCGAAGACCACATCGACGCCGACGGCCTGTTCGGCCTCGACGTGTGGATGAGCCACGGTGACAAAGTTACCCGCATGCCGGAAGACTTCCACATCCTGGCCAGCACCCCGAGCTGCCCGATTGCCGGTATGTTCAACGATGCTCGCGGCTACTACGGCGTGCAGTTCCACCCGGAAGTGACCCACACCAAGCAAGGCGGTCGCATCCTGTCGCGCTTCATCCTCGACATCTGCGGCTGCGAAGCCCTGTGGACGCCATCGAAGATTGCTGAAGACGCCATCGCCCAGGTTCGCGCCCAGGTCGGCACCGACAACGTCCTGCTCGGCCTGTCCGGCGGTGTTGACTCCTCGGTAGTTGCCGCGCTGCTGCACAAGGCCATCGGCGACCAGCTGACCTGTGTGTTCGTCGACAACGGCCTGCTGCGCCTGCACGAAGGCGAGCAAGTGATGGCCATGTTCGCCGAGAACATGGGCGTCAAGGTGATCCGCGCCAACGCCGAAGAGCAGTTCCTGAACAACCTGGCCGGCGAAGCCGACCCGGAGAAGAAGCGCAAGATTATCGGCCGCACCTTCATCGACGTGTTCGATGCCCAGTCCAACAAACTGGACAACATCAAGTACCTGGCCCAGGGCACCATCTACCCGGACGTGATCGAGTCGGCTGGCGCGAAAAGCGGCAAGGCCCACGTGATCAAGTCGCACCACAACGTGGGCGGCCTGCCGGAAGAGATGAACCTGAAACTGGTCGAGCCACTGCGCGAACTGTTCAAGGACGAAGTCCGTCGTCTGGGCCTGGAACTGGGCCTGCCGTACGACATGGTCTACCGTCACCCGTTCCCGGGCCCGGGCCTGGGAGTACGCATCCTCGGTGAGGTGAAGAAGGAATACGCCGACCTGCTGCGTCGCGCCGACCTCATCTTCATCGAAGAACTGCGCAAAGCCGACTGGTACCACAAGGTCAGCCAGGCCTTCGTGGTGTTCCAGCCGGTGAAATCGGTTGGCGTGGTCGGCGATGGCCGTCGTTACGCCTGGGTCGTGGCCCTGCGTGCCGTGGAAACCATCGACTTCATGACCGCGCGTTGGGCTCACCTGCCTTACGAACTGCTGGAAACCGTCAGCGGCCGCATCATCAATGAAATCGAAGGCATCTCCCGCGTCACCTACGACGTGTCGAGCAAGCCGCCAGCGACCATTGAGTGGGAATGA
- a CDS encoding membrane-targeted effector domain-containing toxin, whose product MNSSDTSTQFPLPDPDDVQALKDLVLPFVEACPDMHDMAHIEAQAILDKYGIQHIDPDQVWWHRFDNTSVTSTKAFLFWEHYPKPIESLTLPQLVVQRFQAHDQDNADLLDSDGGFYNEGANARIYNETNEVKMHPSVVIKDLWRINFHDRYWEKMGAFWRNHSDNFRTLAKLNFISKALEEHDGSRLSNENLKTVLKAVAGHLTWPVTLDMLRAHEPPVEGLRVTPLCIGNYMSSDILRIIDRDGRQILYTPGETDAFHVLETPHDLHWWLLCQNNHPDNRARFMAHFPLSAQQQDEDNVGLNHTIDLLYVTWGKYDHSLFEPDIPGIDIDTFTWLRDSVRERMFDDADISLRSNADLREKMWIGYLSTFTRLFGAMSCAGWPVALAAVGAGIANIGLNIDQAVNGMNAQERKAGVLGAIFSSIDTLFNALALGGSAELTEVGEAKDEFTPQENLGGENEHPEGAPPKINVAAPGRSYVVEGENPLAPFETNEVLDGLEVAAEEGKYRNIYQPTTGGNYIKINDDYYLVRYVNELKTWVIIDPANPFSFHRSLPVRLNAEGEWEPLARPGLYGGGKIFGNWPWGRSPAPLPEIASPTTAYDVPQALRAELKPYVTKVSSGHELSDSYDDIFNPDSPLMQFKALRKTLYRDAQAYYQNLPELPPRPTIPTFGPVNRTKDIIKALYKESPALVVGESHSSVGSKQFLIENMEILAKQKVKTLYMEHLFNDFHQADLDIFNRDGVLSEDLESYLNNLDKGQRTDPSGRFTFLNVVKSARRNHIRVQAIDCAASYRVNDMVQVTANHRQKMMNYFAKIIIEGDQAAKGPHQWIALVGNTHSSTWEGVAGVSELEGGIGLRVKSAKVGQSTTIEPDPGESGTSGGIDTTVSTVKNDLLLELESPELAREQVLDAALNQPGMVSIEKYGNQLELVHRARDGSLVRTLIHSDATGIYIERPQWVSINNKRFASLAELSQALSRNGLKPTRVP is encoded by the coding sequence ATGAATTCTTCAGATACAAGTACTCAATTCCCACTCCCGGACCCCGACGATGTGCAGGCCCTCAAGGACCTGGTGCTTCCGTTCGTGGAGGCCTGTCCCGACATGCACGACATGGCCCATATCGAGGCTCAGGCAATTCTGGACAAATACGGCATCCAGCACATCGACCCGGACCAGGTCTGGTGGCACCGTTTCGACAACACGTCGGTCACCAGCACCAAAGCCTTCCTGTTCTGGGAACACTATCCCAAGCCCATTGAGTCGCTGACCTTGCCGCAACTGGTGGTCCAGCGCTTTCAAGCCCACGACCAGGACAATGCCGACCTGCTGGACAGTGATGGCGGGTTCTACAACGAGGGAGCGAACGCCCGGATCTACAACGAAACCAACGAAGTGAAGATGCACCCCAGCGTGGTCATCAAGGACCTGTGGCGCATCAATTTTCACGACCGCTATTGGGAGAAGATGGGCGCTTTCTGGCGCAATCATTCGGATAATTTTCGAACCCTGGCCAAGCTCAATTTCATTTCCAAGGCGTTGGAGGAACACGACGGCTCACGCCTGAGCAACGAAAACCTCAAAACTGTGCTCAAGGCGGTGGCCGGCCATCTCACCTGGCCCGTTACCCTGGACATGCTCAGGGCCCACGAGCCGCCTGTCGAAGGCCTGCGAGTCACGCCGCTGTGCATCGGCAACTACATGTCCAGTGACATACTGCGCATCATCGACCGAGACGGACGGCAGATTCTCTATACCCCGGGGGAAACGGATGCCTTCCATGTATTAGAGACCCCCCACGACCTGCACTGGTGGTTGCTGTGCCAGAACAACCATCCGGACAACCGCGCCCGGTTCATGGCGCACTTCCCCTTGTCGGCCCAGCAGCAGGATGAGGACAACGTTGGCCTGAACCACACCATCGACTTGCTGTATGTGACGTGGGGCAAATACGACCATAGCCTGTTCGAACCAGACATACCGGGTATCGATATTGACACCTTCACCTGGCTCCGAGACTCGGTCAGGGAACGCATGTTCGACGACGCGGATATATCCTTACGCTCCAATGCCGACCTGCGGGAAAAAATGTGGATCGGCTATCTGAGTACGTTCACCCGACTCTTTGGTGCCATGTCCTGCGCCGGCTGGCCCGTGGCCCTGGCCGCCGTCGGTGCCGGCATCGCCAACATCGGCCTGAACATCGACCAGGCCGTCAACGGCATGAACGCCCAGGAACGCAAGGCCGGCGTACTCGGCGCCATCTTCAGTAGCATCGACACCCTCTTCAATGCGCTGGCGCTCGGTGGCTCGGCCGAGTTGACGGAAGTCGGCGAAGCCAAAGACGAGTTCACCCCACAGGAGAATCTCGGCGGCGAAAACGAACACCCCGAAGGCGCCCCACCGAAAATCAACGTCGCGGCCCCCGGCCGAAGCTACGTCGTGGAAGGTGAGAATCCCCTGGCCCCTTTCGAGACCAATGAAGTACTCGATGGCTTGGAGGTGGCGGCCGAGGAAGGCAAGTACCGCAACATTTATCAGCCGACGACAGGTGGCAACTACATCAAGATCAATGACGACTACTACCTGGTGCGTTACGTCAACGAGCTGAAGACCTGGGTCATCATCGACCCCGCCAACCCGTTCTCGTTTCACCGCAGCCTGCCGGTTCGTTTGAACGCCGAGGGTGAATGGGAACCGCTGGCCCGCCCCGGTCTGTATGGCGGCGGCAAGATTTTTGGCAATTGGCCTTGGGGCCGATCGCCTGCGCCTTTGCCTGAGATAGCCAGCCCTACCACTGCCTATGACGTCCCTCAGGCGCTACGGGCCGAGTTGAAGCCTTACGTGACGAAAGTCAGCTCAGGCCATGAACTCAGTGATTCCTACGACGACATTTTTAATCCGGACAGCCCCCTGATGCAGTTCAAGGCCCTGAGAAAAACCTTGTATCGAGACGCTCAGGCTTACTATCAAAACCTTCCTGAACTCCCCCCGAGACCGACTATTCCGACCTTTGGCCCGGTGAACCGAACCAAGGACATCATCAAGGCACTGTACAAGGAATCACCCGCTTTGGTGGTCGGCGAAAGCCATTCCAGCGTTGGTAGCAAACAGTTCCTGATCGAGAACATGGAAATACTTGCCAAACAGAAGGTCAAGACGCTCTACATGGAGCATCTGTTCAACGACTTTCATCAGGCGGATCTGGATATTTTCAATAGAGACGGCGTGCTCTCGGAAGATCTGGAGAGCTACCTCAACAATCTCGATAAGGGTCAGCGTACCGACCCCTCTGGCCGATTTACCTTTCTGAATGTGGTCAAGTCTGCCCGGAGAAACCACATTCGCGTGCAGGCGATCGACTGCGCTGCCAGCTATCGCGTCAATGACATGGTCCAGGTGACAGCCAACCACCGGCAAAAAATGATGAATTACTTCGCCAAAATCATCATCGAAGGGGACCAGGCCGCCAAAGGCCCCCATCAGTGGATAGCGCTGGTTGGCAATACTCACTCCAGTACCTGGGAAGGTGTTGCGGGTGTCAGTGAACTGGAAGGTGGTATCGGCTTGCGGGTAAAAAGTGCCAAGGTCGGTCAGTCCACGACCATTGAGCCAGACCCGGGAGAGTCCGGTACCAGCGGCGGAATTGACACCACTGTGTCCACGGTCAAGAACGACCTGCTTCTGGAACTGGAATCACCCGAGCTTGCCAGAGAACAGGTACTCGACGCAGCACTCAATCAACCGGGCATGGTCAGCATCGAAAAGTACGGCAACCAGCTCGAACTGGTTCACCGTGCCCGGGACGGCTCACTGGTGCGCACCCTCATCCACTCTGACGCCACAGGCATATACATTGAGCGCCCACAGTGGGTCAGCATCAATAACAAGCGATTCGCCAGCCTGGCCGAGCTTTCGCAAGCCCTGAGTCGCAACGGCTTGAAACCCACACGCGTCCCTTGA
- the cmoA gene encoding carboxy-S-adenosyl-L-methionine synthase CmoA codes for MPAFSTYTAGTAVSKEPDRLFAQPLAQVPDFAFNEDVVRVFPDMIKRSVPGYPTIVENLGVLAAQFAQPHSVLYDLGSSLGAVTQALRRHVRTDGCRVIAVDNSAAMVERCREYLNGQDSMFQELLPVEVIEGDILALEFQPASVVALNFTLQFIAPDQRTALLSRIRQSLLPGGALILSEKLRFEDEQEHALLTDLHIAFKRANGYSELEIAQKRSAIENVMKPDSLEEHRERLLAAGFSKVVPWFQCLNFASLIALP; via the coding sequence ATGCCGGCCTTTTCCACCTACACTGCTGGAACCGCCGTGAGCAAAGAACCCGATCGCCTTTTCGCCCAGCCTTTGGCCCAGGTGCCTGACTTCGCCTTCAACGAAGACGTAGTGCGGGTGTTCCCGGACATGATCAAGCGCTCGGTGCCGGGTTATCCGACCATCGTCGAAAACCTCGGCGTGCTCGCCGCGCAGTTCGCCCAGCCCCACAGCGTGCTCTACGACCTTGGCTCGTCGCTGGGTGCCGTGACCCAGGCCCTGCGCCGGCACGTGCGCACCGACGGTTGCCGGGTGATCGCTGTGGATAACTCCGCGGCCATGGTCGAACGCTGTCGCGAGTACCTCAACGGTCAGGATTCGATGTTCCAGGAGTTGCTGCCGGTCGAGGTGATCGAAGGCGACATCCTCGCGCTGGAGTTCCAGCCGGCCTCGGTGGTCGCGCTGAACTTCACCCTGCAATTCATCGCCCCGGACCAGCGCACGGCGCTGCTGTCGCGCATCCGTCAGTCGCTGTTGCCTGGTGGTGCCCTGATCCTCTCGGAAAAACTGCGCTTCGAAGACGAGCAGGAGCACGCGTTGCTCACCGACCTGCACATCGCCTTCAAACGCGCCAACGGCTACAGCGAGCTGGAAATCGCCCAGAAGCGCAGCGCCATCGAAAACGTCATGAAGCCCGACAGCCTCGAAGAACACCGCGAACGCCTGCTGGCCGCCGGGTTCTCGAAAGTCGTGCCGTGGTTCCAGTGTCTTAACTTTGCCTCGTTGATTGCCTTGCCATGA
- a CDS encoding multicopper oxidase family protein: MSFTRRQILGGLAGLVVVGVGAGGASRYWLGKMADAEAGHDYELIAAPLDVELVAGHKTQAWAFGPSAPGTELRVRQGEWLRVRFINHLPVATTIHWHGIRLPLEMDGVPYVSQLPVLPGEYFDYKFRVPDAGSYWYHPHVNSSEELGRGLVGPLIIDEREPTGFKYEKTLSLKSWHVDDVGNFVEFSIPREAARGGTAGRLATINGVPQAVIDLPAGQITRVRLLNLDNTLTYRLNIPGVEAQIYALDGNPVEPRPLGKEYWLGPGMRICLAIKAPPAGEELSLRNGPVRLGTFRSVANSDAPTEWPPALPANPIAEPDLANAEKLNFNFEWVGSVSVNVDNGKPPSLWQINGKAWDITDKTCADRPIARLEKGKSYIFELKNMTQYQHPIHLHGMSFKVIASNRHKVIPYFTDTYLLGKNERAQVALVADNPGVWMFHCHVIDHMETGLMAAIEVA, encoded by the coding sequence ATGTCGTTTACCCGTCGCCAAATCCTCGGTGGCCTGGCCGGTCTTGTTGTCGTTGGTGTCGGTGCGGGGGGCGCTTCGCGCTACTGGCTGGGCAAGATGGCTGACGCCGAGGCGGGTCACGATTACGAGCTGATCGCGGCACCGTTGGACGTGGAACTGGTAGCCGGGCACAAGACCCAGGCCTGGGCCTTCGGCCCGTCGGCGCCGGGCACCGAATTGCGGGTGCGCCAGGGTGAATGGCTGCGGGTGCGGTTCATCAACCACCTGCCGGTCGCCACCACCATTCACTGGCACGGCATCCGCCTACCGCTGGAAATGGACGGCGTACCTTACGTGTCGCAATTGCCGGTGTTGCCGGGTGAGTACTTCGACTACAAATTCCGCGTGCCGGATGCCGGCAGCTACTGGTATCACCCGCATGTGAACAGCAGTGAAGAACTCGGTCGTGGCCTGGTCGGTCCGTTGATCATCGACGAACGCGAGCCGACCGGTTTCAAGTATGAAAAGACCTTGAGCCTCAAGAGCTGGCATGTCGACGACGTCGGTAATTTCGTCGAGTTCAGCATCCCCCGTGAAGCGGCCCGTGGTGGTACGGCGGGGCGCCTGGCGACCATCAATGGCGTCCCGCAGGCGGTGATCGACTTGCCGGCCGGGCAGATTACCCGTGTGCGTCTGCTCAACCTCGATAACACCCTGACTTATCGCCTGAACATTCCCGGCGTCGAAGCGCAGATCTATGCGTTGGACGGCAACCCGGTCGAGCCACGACCGCTTGGCAAGGAGTACTGGCTCGGTCCGGGCATGCGTATTTGCCTGGCCATCAAGGCCCCGCCGGCCGGTGAGGAGTTGTCGCTGCGCAACGGTCCGGTGCGCCTGGGCACGTTCCGTTCGGTGGCCAATAGCGATGCGCCGACCGAGTGGCCGCCGGCTTTGCCGGCCAACCCGATCGCCGAGCCGGACCTGGCCAATGCCGAGAAACTCAACTTCAATTTCGAATGGGTCGGCTCGGTATCGGTCAATGTCGACAACGGCAAGCCGCCGAGCCTGTGGCAGATCAACGGCAAAGCCTGGGACATCACCGACAAGACCTGCGCCGACCGTCCGATTGCCAGGCTCGAGAAGGGCAAGAGCTACATTTTCGAATTGAAGAACATGACTCAGTACCAGCACCCGATTCACCTGCACGGCATGAGTTTCAAGGTCATCGCCTCGAACCGGCACAAGGTCATTCCGTATTTCACCGACACCTACCTGCTGGGCAAGAACGAGCGGGCGCAGGTAGCGCTGGTGGCGGATAACCCGGGTGTATGGATGTTCCACTGCCATGTGATCGACCACATGGAAACCGGCCTGATGGCCGCTATCGAGGTGGCGTGA